The Ananas comosus cultivar F153 linkage group 2, ASM154086v1, whole genome shotgun sequence genome contains a region encoding:
- the LOC109706668 gene encoding two-component response regulator ORR22-like (The sequence of the model RefSeq protein was modified relative to this genomic sequence to represent the inferred CDS: added 56 bases not found in genome assembly), with product EELKNIWQHVVRRRKFDRVDADDDYERLQGANCALGHCQVSDGSAELAGRSTRKRKDQIDEDDDDNNIDCENDNAQENEDQDPSSQKKARVVWSVELHRKFVAAVNQLGIDKAVPKKILDLMNVEKLTRENVASHLQKYRLYLKRLSAVASQQASMAAAFGVRDPSYLHMGALDGFSNYQSLAPASAHLPALTSFQPSGLLNRTNPARLGLPGLSPAGIVPVGCIQNNAISNPIDNLGNLSKFQCITENQHGNLLQGVPSTLELDQLQQSKRVQEANNGFPNGFSGNGLASASCSTPFINTTNNPLLSQSQTQLFQSRGLGSHSSMGFPLINSESSQGTLRVASSNLSFNHDNLSNIGNNFSTVSHIENNPISISASSLLGGSPYDSMAGRNLQNDSSFLGGNMIHSHVTIDEKPKILNFGAAGSFKQKTEELKQGLKNEANQVFSAFAGASQPTSHIIDPNPINRLEKSNINGNTDMGLFGQASISAPVLPPRYRIDNKPTTDGQLNFKDEFLLGSSRLQGGFTSNGCNFDDLVSSMIKPERDDLMFVDGDIGCDFYPLGACI from the exons TCGACGCCGACGATGACTACGAGAGGCTGCAGGGCGCGAATTGCGCGCTCGGTCACTGCCAGGTTTCGGATGGATCCGCCGAGCTCGCCGGAAGGTCCACTCGAAAGAGGAAGGACCAGATCGATGAGGACGACGACGATAACAATATCGACTGTGAAAACGATAATGCGCAGGAGAATGAAGACCAAGACCCCTCCTCGCAGAAGAAGGCGAGGGTCGTTTGGTCTGTCGAGCTGCACCGCAAATTCGTGGCTGCCGTTAATCAGCTGGGAATAGATa AGGCTGTGCCTAAGAAAATACTGGATCTTATGAATGTCGAGAAACTTACGAGGGAAAATGTTGCGAGTCATTTACAG AAGTACAGGTTATACCTAAAAAGACTAAGTGCCGTAGCAAGTCAACAAGCTAGCATGGCAGCCGCCTTCGGAGTTAGAGACCCATCCTATCTACATATGGGGGCATTGGATGGCTTTAGCAACTACCAGTCGTTGGCACCGGCTTCTGCTCACCTCCCGGCCCTTACATCCTTCCAACCTAGTGGCCTTCTAAACAGAACAAATCCGGCCCGATTAGGACTTCCGGGACTTTCTCCTGCTGGAATTGTCCCAGTTGGGTGCATTCAGAATAACGCCATCAGCAATCCTATCGACAATCTTGGTAATCTTAGTAAATTTCAATGCATAACAGAAAACCAACATGGGAATTTGCTACAGGGAGTGCCCTCGACACTGGAACTTGACCAATTGCAACAAAGCAAGAGGGTCCAAGAAGCAAATAATGGCTTTCCTAATGGTTTTTCTGGAAATGGACTCGCCAGTGCTAGTTGCAGCACACCCTTCATCAACACAACAAACAATCCTTTGTTGTCGCAATCGCAGACGCAGCTATTCCAATCCAGAGGATTAGGAAGCCATTCTTCAATGGGGTTTCCTCTGATAAATTCCGAATCTTCTCAGGGGACTCTCAGAGTTGCTTCTTCTAACTTGTCTTTCAACCACGATAATTTATCAAACATTGGAAACAATTTCTCTACGGTCTCACATATAGAGAATAACCCAATAAGCATATCGGCATCCAGTTTGCTTGGAGGTTCGCCTTACGATTCTATGGCAGGAAGAAATTTGCAAAATGACTCCAGCTTTCTTGGCGGAAACATGATACATAGTCATGTGACAATTGACGAAAAGCCGAAAATTTTGAACTTCGGAGCAGCAGGCAGCTTCAAACAGAAAACGGAGGAGCTGAAACAAGGGCTTAAGAATGAAGCAAATCAAGTATTCAGTGCTTTTGCTGGTGCATCACAACCGACGAGTCATATAATTGATCCTAATCCAATTAACAGATTGGAAAAATCGAACATTAACGGAAATACAGATATGGGTTTGTTTGGCCAGGCAAGCATTAGTGCTCCAGTTCTTCCGCCAAGGTATAGGATTGATAATAAGCCAACTACAGATGGTCAGCTAAATTTCAAGGATGAGTTCCTTTTGGGTAGCTCAAGGCTGCAGGGTGGATTCACTTCTAATGGTTGCAACTTTGACGATTTGGTTAGCTCCATGATCAAGCCG GAGAGGGACGACCTTATGTTCGTGGATGGCGACATCGGATGCGACTTTTATCCTCTAGGCGCTTGCATTTGA